The following proteins are encoded in a genomic region of Sporichthya brevicatena:
- a CDS encoding PilN domain-containing protein: protein MSFLSSGKTLDKVKLPRQLSAANFRAGSTKTPPVRTGQPSRTLPSVNLLPESTLEALAVRRVRHRLVAAGLAGAVLVGGGWMVQTQRLHSAEDRLAAEQALTPALNAQVAALAPVAQFFDLLQARKGTASAAMAHEVLFSDALTDLAGRTPAGIEINAMSVSLTAETVSAVAPPVSPLTEAGIDAEGNDLTKNQTGTQNPAGAQTATQNSAVRGAVAAADGTSTTTGSGDAAASTAPKTVVPPVSCARPDPFNPAPIIGCVTLSGTAQNRAQVGQLIQNLRAADLYADPFITTTTMNAGDGSEVVAFAGSVGLTGKAVSGRYADLSWLSDPKVLDEAERMIKAGNTASHRLAERAKAAAIAAKAKADAEAAAKEKAERKAQLKAEKELAAQLQAAAAAAAAAAAQQQQQQQNEGE from the coding sequence GTGTCGTTCCTGAGTTCGGGCAAGACGCTCGACAAGGTCAAGCTGCCCCGTCAGTTGAGCGCGGCCAACTTCCGTGCCGGCTCCACCAAGACGCCGCCGGTCCGCACCGGCCAGCCGTCGCGGACGCTGCCGTCGGTGAACCTCCTGCCGGAGTCGACGCTGGAGGCGCTCGCCGTCCGGCGGGTCCGCCACCGTCTGGTCGCGGCCGGTCTCGCCGGCGCGGTCCTCGTGGGTGGTGGCTGGATGGTGCAGACCCAGCGCCTCCACAGCGCCGAGGACCGGCTCGCGGCGGAGCAGGCGCTCACGCCCGCGCTGAACGCCCAGGTCGCCGCGCTCGCCCCGGTCGCGCAGTTCTTCGACCTCCTGCAGGCGCGCAAGGGCACCGCCTCGGCCGCCATGGCGCACGAGGTCCTGTTCTCCGACGCGCTCACCGACCTCGCCGGCCGCACCCCGGCGGGCATCGAGATCAACGCGATGTCGGTCTCGCTGACCGCCGAGACGGTCAGCGCGGTCGCTCCGCCCGTCTCCCCGCTGACCGAGGCCGGCATCGACGCCGAGGGCAACGACCTGACGAAGAATCAGACCGGGACGCAGAACCCGGCGGGTGCCCAGACCGCGACCCAGAACAGCGCGGTGCGCGGAGCCGTCGCGGCCGCGGACGGTACGTCCACGACCACCGGGAGCGGGGACGCGGCTGCGTCGACGGCTCCGAAGACGGTGGTGCCGCCGGTCAGCTGTGCGCGCCCCGACCCGTTCAACCCGGCCCCGATCATCGGCTGTGTGACGCTGAGCGGGACCGCGCAGAACCGGGCCCAGGTCGGCCAGCTCATCCAGAACCTGCGGGCCGCGGATCTCTACGCCGACCCCTTCATCACGACGACGACGATGAACGCCGGCGACGGCAGCGAGGTCGTCGCCTTCGCGGGCAGCGTCGGTCTCACCGGCAAGGCGGTCAGCGGCCGCTACGCCGACCTGAGCTGGCTCTCGGACCCGAAGGTCCTCGACGAGGCCGAGCGCATGATCAAGGCCGGCAACACCGCCAGCCACCGGCTCGCCGAGCGGGCCAAGGCCGCCGCCATCGCCGCCAAGGCGAAGGCCGACGCCGAGGCCGCCGCGAAGGAGAAGGCCGAGCGCAAGGCGCAGCTCAAGGCGGAGAAGGAACTCGCCGCCCAGCTGCAGGCCGCGGCGGCCGCCGCCGCGGCTGCGGCCGCGCAGCAGCAACAGCAGCAGCAGAACGAAGGTGAGTGA
- the pilO gene encoding type 4a pilus biogenesis protein PilO yields the protein MKTSALTAVHKNAIAGSLILLIALVAAWMFVLSPRSDAIAATNEEVAVAEQRNQSLRNQIQTLKLREEQLPALRETSKALDRRFPPTAEQAKLFKMITAAAAEAGIAPQHLTSMQMDPPAAVGTGSSAQLPGVAAPVASIAGQKLTINVSGSPSQIRAFVANLEKLPRAFAVSTISLAQQSASQEPSENASTAADAQTVTITGDMFLLPKVVDPTKAGSAG from the coding sequence ATGAAGACGTCGGCTCTCACGGCGGTCCACAAGAACGCCATCGCCGGATCGCTGATCCTGCTCATCGCCCTGGTCGCGGCCTGGATGTTCGTCCTCAGCCCGCGCAGTGACGCGATCGCCGCCACCAACGAGGAGGTCGCGGTCGCCGAGCAGCGGAACCAGTCGCTGCGCAACCAGATCCAGACGCTGAAGCTCCGTGAGGAGCAGCTGCCGGCGCTGCGGGAGACGTCCAAGGCGCTCGACCGCCGCTTCCCGCCGACCGCCGAGCAGGCGAAGCTGTTCAAGATGATCACGGCGGCCGCGGCCGAGGCCGGGATCGCACCGCAGCACCTGACGAGCATGCAGATGGACCCGCCGGCCGCGGTCGGCACCGGGTCGTCCGCGCAGCTGCCGGGTGTCGCGGCACCGGTCGCCTCGATCGCCGGTCAGAAGCTGACGATCAACGTCTCCGGCTCCCCGAGCCAGATCCGTGCCTTCGTGGCCAACCTGGAGAAGCTCCCGCGCGCGTTCGCGGTCTCCACGATCAGCCTGGCGCAGCAGTCCGCGAGCCAGGAGCCGAGCGAGAACGCCTCGACGGCCGCCGACGCGCAGACCGTGACGATCACCGGCGACATGTTCCTGCTGCCGAAGGTGGTCGACCCGACGAAGGCCGGCAGTGCGGGCTGA
- a CDS encoding prepilin peptidase yields the protein MSTELTAAAALALLGLLVGSFLNVVVHRVPAGQSVVRPGSSCPECGSPVRARDNIPVVSWLLLRGRCRDCAHPISARYPLVELGCAALFGALTLRFGLSPILPALLFLAAIGLALAMIDLDVSRLPFEISVPGLGVTAVLLALAGFADGWSPVAVALLSALAWFGLYWSLWFGTGGRGMGLGDVVLAPTLGLALGWLGWGPSLVGLLGGFAIGSVVGVTLMLVGRAGRRSQIPFGPSMLAGALLGAFAGSAIWGAYLGTIG from the coding sequence GTGAGCACTGAACTGACGGCGGCCGCCGCCCTCGCCCTGCTCGGCCTGCTGGTCGGCTCGTTCCTGAACGTCGTCGTCCACCGCGTGCCGGCCGGGCAGTCGGTGGTGCGGCCGGGGTCGAGCTGCCCGGAGTGCGGGAGCCCGGTGCGCGCGCGGGACAACATTCCCGTCGTCTCGTGGCTGCTGCTGCGCGGACGCTGCCGGGACTGTGCCCACCCGATCTCCGCGCGGTACCCGCTCGTGGAGCTCGGATGTGCCGCCCTCTTCGGCGCCCTGACGCTCCGTTTCGGGCTGAGCCCGATCCTGCCGGCGCTGCTGTTCCTGGCCGCGATCGGCCTGGCGCTCGCGATGATCGACCTCGACGTCAGCCGCCTGCCGTTCGAGATCTCCGTGCCCGGCCTCGGTGTCACCGCGGTGCTGCTGGCTCTCGCCGGCTTCGCCGACGGGTGGTCGCCGGTGGCGGTGGCGCTGCTGTCCGCCCTCGCCTGGTTCGGCCTGTACTGGTCGCTGTGGTTCGGCACCGGCGGCCGGGGCATGGGCCTGGGCGACGTCGTCCTCGCCCCGACCCTGGGTCTTGCGCTGGGCTGGCTGGGCTGGGGCCCGAGCCTGGTGGGCCTGCTCGGCGGGTTCGCGATCGGGTCGGTCGTCGGCGTGACGCTGATGCTGGTCGGCCGCGCCGGCCGCCGCAGCCAGATCCCGTTCGGGCCGTCGATGCTCGCCGGCGCCCTGCTCGGTGCCTTCGCCGGCTCCGCGATCTGGGGCGCCTACCTCGGCACGATCGGCTAG
- a CDS encoding DUF4389 domain-containing protein, translating into MVVQVFSYVVMPVAFVMWVVAVITGKMPRGLYDVMTFLQGFTVRVTGYAFFLVTDRYPVFNDDAARDPGTALPPGYGPPPGYGPPPGYGQPPQPYGEAPPV; encoded by the coding sequence ATCGTCGTCCAGGTCTTCAGCTACGTGGTCATGCCGGTGGCCTTCGTGATGTGGGTCGTCGCCGTGATCACCGGGAAGATGCCGCGCGGTCTGTACGACGTCATGACGTTCCTGCAGGGGTTCACCGTCCGCGTCACCGGCTACGCGTTCTTCCTGGTGACCGACCGGTACCCGGTGTTCAACGACGACGCGGCCCGGGACCCGGGCACCGCGCTGCCCCCGGGCTACGGACCGCCGCCGGGCTACGGACCTCCGCCCGGGTACGGTCAGCCGCCCCAGCCCTACGGCGAGGCGCCGCCGGTCTGA
- a CDS encoding FliA/WhiG family RNA polymerase sigma factor: MDISDVWAEFKATGSPELRNRLVLQYAPLVKYVAGRLRSGLPQNVDTNDLVSEGVFGLIDAIEKFDTSRGLEFQTYAVPRIKGAMIDALRSQDWVPRSVREKLRAIERAHAVLVERLGRTPTEDEIAAEMGITAKALNGLYSKVAYTSIAAMEDLVIVDDAPAPGAALEDDAVKEALLRHVRDLRERDQIIVALYYYEGFTLAEIGQVLGVTESRVSQLHTRAMLALRGLVQAAAGAH, encoded by the coding sequence GTGGACATCAGCGACGTCTGGGCAGAGTTCAAGGCCACAGGGTCGCCCGAACTGCGCAACCGTCTCGTGCTGCAGTACGCGCCCCTGGTCAAGTACGTCGCCGGCCGCCTCCGGTCCGGTTTGCCCCAGAACGTGGACACCAACGACCTTGTCTCCGAGGGCGTCTTCGGCCTGATCGACGCGATCGAGAAGTTCGACACGAGCCGCGGCCTGGAGTTCCAGACCTACGCCGTCCCGCGCATCAAGGGCGCGATGATCGACGCCCTCCGCTCCCAGGACTGGGTCCCGCGCTCCGTGCGCGAGAAGCTGCGCGCGATCGAGCGCGCCCACGCGGTCCTCGTCGAGCGGCTCGGCCGCACGCCGACCGAGGACGAGATCGCCGCGGAGATGGGCATCACCGCGAAGGCCCTGAACGGCCTCTACTCCAAGGTCGCGTACACCTCCATCGCCGCGATGGAGGACCTCGTCATCGTCGACGACGCGCCCGCCCCGGGTGCCGCCCTCGAGGACGACGCGGTCAAGGAGGCGCTGCTGCGCCACGTCCGCGACCTGCGCGAGCGCGACCAGATCATCGTCGCCCTCTACTACTACGAGGGCTTCACCCTCGCCGAGATCGGCCAGGTGCTCGGGGTCACCGAGTCCCGCGTCAGCCAGCTCCACACCCGGGCGATGCTCGCCCTCCGCGGCCTGGTCCAGGCCGCCGCCGGCGCGCATTGA
- a CDS encoding citrate synthase: MTESAGTNTLSVTDNRTGKTYEIPIEDGAIRAAALRQIKTDDAHDPGLLSFDPAFTATASCRSAITYIDGDAGVLRYRGYPIDTLAENSSFLEVAYLLMNGDLPNADQLSEFEHTITHHTFVHQNVKKFMEGFHHDAHPMGMLVGTLGALSTFYPEAKNFREPLNRRLQMARLIAKIPTLAAYASRHARGLPYVYPDNDLSYAGNFLSMMWKMSEPKYDPDPILEKALDVLLILHADHEQNCSTNAMRAVGSSHVDPYSAAAAATAALYGPLHGGANEQVLKMLREIGDVKQIPSYVDRVKKGEFRLMGFGHRVYKNYDPRARVVRQIAEDVFKVTGLNPLLEVAVELERIALEDEYFVKKKLYPNVDFYTGIIYEAMGFPAEMFTVLFAIGRMPGWLAQWEEGLLDAEQKIARPRQLYTGHAERAYPPLNDRPRAANDLFEPPDMPIEGD, encoded by the coding sequence ATGACCGAGTCCGCGGGGACGAACACCCTGTCTGTGACCGACAACCGCACCGGTAAGACCTACGAGATCCCGATCGAGGACGGTGCCATCCGCGCCGCTGCGCTGCGGCAGATCAAGACGGACGACGCCCACGATCCGGGGCTGCTCTCGTTCGATCCGGCGTTCACCGCCACCGCGAGTTGTCGCTCTGCCATCACCTACATCGACGGGGACGCGGGCGTCCTGCGCTACCGCGGCTACCCGATCGACACGCTCGCCGAGAACTCCAGCTTCCTGGAGGTCGCCTACCTGCTGATGAACGGCGACCTGCCGAACGCGGATCAGCTCTCGGAGTTCGAGCACACGATCACGCACCACACGTTCGTGCACCAGAACGTCAAGAAGTTCATGGAGGGCTTCCACCACGACGCCCACCCCATGGGCATGCTCGTCGGCACCCTCGGGGCGCTGTCGACGTTCTACCCGGAGGCCAAGAACTTCCGTGAGCCGCTGAACCGCCGGCTCCAGATGGCCCGCCTGATCGCCAAGATCCCGACGCTGGCGGCCTACGCCTCGCGTCACGCGCGCGGCCTGCCGTACGTCTACCCGGACAACGACCTGTCCTACGCCGGCAACTTCCTCTCGATGATGTGGAAGATGTCCGAGCCGAAGTACGACCCGGACCCGATCCTGGAGAAGGCGCTCGACGTCCTCCTCATCCTGCACGCGGACCACGAGCAGAACTGCTCGACGAACGCGATGCGTGCGGTCGGCTCCTCGCACGTCGACCCGTACTCGGCCGCCGCTGCGGCCACCGCCGCGCTCTACGGCCCGCTGCACGGTGGCGCCAACGAGCAGGTGCTGAAGATGCTGCGCGAGATCGGGGACGTCAAGCAGATCCCCAGCTACGTGGACCGGGTCAAGAAGGGCGAGTTCCGCCTGATGGGCTTCGGCCACCGGGTCTACAAGAACTACGACCCGCGGGCCCGCGTCGTCCGGCAGATCGCCGAGGACGTCTTCAAGGTGACGGGTCTGAATCCGCTCCTCGAGGTCGCCGTCGAGCTCGAGCGGATCGCGCTCGAGGACGAGTACTTCGTCAAGAAGAAGCTGTACCCGAACGTCGACTTCTACACGGGCATCATCTACGAGGCGATGGGCTTCCCCGCCGAGATGTTCACCGTGCTGTTCGCGATCGGGCGGATGCCCGGCTGGCTCGCGCAGTGGGAGGAGGGTCTGCTCGACGCCGAGCAGAAGATCGCCCGCCCGCGTCAGCTCTACACCGGTCACGCGGAGCGGGCGTACCCGCCGCTGAACGACCGCCCCCGCGCGGCCAACGACCTGTTCGAGCCGCCGGACATGCCGATCGAGGGTGACTGA
- a CDS encoding PLP-dependent aminotransferase family protein: MDLHTNPVELARLLAGWTDGGHGTLPQRLAYGLRCAINSGLIPDGVKLPPERDLARGLAVSRSTVTTALDLLREDGLVTSRQGSGTVVRGPSQRHLGSARIAGTIGGAPGIDLAMASPPDPSHLPPVTVDVGELICSRIGTGLVPLGLPVLREALAERHMQTGLITDPSQIHVTAGAHQAIALTFAAAAGPGDLVAVEEPNYSGIFDILDGVGARPITLESDEDGVRPASLDRALRAGAVAVYLQTGPQNPTGHLPSPERMQSLAAVADNHRAFVIEDVTLADLAYGGRVRPELAELCRRATVVTTGSFSKVGWAGLRIGWLRAPAPIVDRTLHLKLPRDLGASAPSQLMAAALLPSLDDIAAHRQTTLQEATSAALAQLAVELPSWEITPPRGGSVLWAKLPVADSNPFVALAGRHGVHVAPGSAAMAGSGQSPYIRICVDRPRPMVEAGLQRLLQAWNEVEAPRSRSILT, translated from the coding sequence ATGGATCTGCATACCAATCCGGTCGAGCTGGCCCGGCTGCTGGCCGGTTGGACGGACGGCGGCCACGGGACGCTCCCCCAGCGCTTGGCGTACGGCCTGCGCTGCGCGATCAACTCGGGCCTGATCCCGGACGGCGTCAAGCTCCCACCCGAGCGGGACCTCGCCCGCGGACTGGCGGTCAGCCGCTCCACCGTCACGACCGCGCTCGACCTGCTCCGCGAGGACGGCCTGGTCACCTCCCGCCAGGGAAGTGGCACGGTGGTGCGCGGGCCAAGTCAGCGCCACCTCGGGTCCGCGCGCATCGCCGGCACCATCGGCGGGGCCCCCGGGATCGACCTCGCCATGGCCTCGCCGCCGGACCCGTCCCACCTGCCGCCGGTCACCGTCGACGTCGGAGAGCTGATCTGCTCCCGCATCGGCACCGGCCTGGTCCCGCTCGGACTCCCGGTGCTGCGCGAGGCGCTCGCGGAGCGGCACATGCAGACCGGGCTGATCACCGACCCGTCCCAGATCCACGTCACCGCCGGCGCCCACCAGGCGATCGCCCTCACCTTCGCCGCGGCGGCCGGTCCCGGCGACCTCGTGGCCGTCGAGGAGCCCAACTACTCCGGCATCTTCGACATCCTCGACGGCGTCGGCGCCCGCCCGATCACGTTGGAGTCCGACGAGGACGGCGTGCGCCCCGCGTCGCTGGACCGCGCGCTGCGCGCCGGCGCGGTCGCCGTCTACCTGCAGACGGGCCCGCAGAACCCGACCGGCCACCTGCCCTCCCCCGAGCGGATGCAGTCCCTCGCCGCGGTCGCGGACAACCACCGCGCGTTCGTCATCGAGGACGTCACGCTCGCGGACCTCGCGTACGGCGGCCGCGTCCGTCCCGAGCTCGCCGAGCTCTGCCGCCGGGCGACCGTGGTCACGACCGGCTCGTTCTCCAAGGTCGGCTGGGCCGGCCTGCGGATCGGATGGCTGCGCGCACCCGCGCCGATCGTCGACCGGACGCTGCACCTCAAGCTCCCGCGAGACCTCGGCGCCTCCGCGCCCTCGCAGCTGATGGCGGCCGCGCTCCTGCCTTCGCTCGACGACATCGCGGCGCACCGGCAGACCACGCTCCAGGAGGCGACGAGCGCGGCGCTGGCCCAGCTCGCGGTCGAGCTCCCGAGCTGGGAGATCACGCCCCCGCGCGGCGGTTCGGTCCTGTGGGCGAAGCTCCCGGTGGCCGACTCGAACCCGTTCGTCGCCCTCGCCGGCCGGCACGGCGTGCACGTCGCGCCCGGGTCCGCCGCGATGGCCGGCAGCGGCCAGAGCCCGTACATCCGGATCTGCGTCGACCGTCCCCGACCGATGGTGGAGGCCGGTCTCCAGCGCCTGCTGCAGGCGTGGAACGAGGTCGAGGCGCCCCGTTCACGCTCGATCCTGACGTGA